Proteins found in one Tumebacillus sp. BK434 genomic segment:
- a CDS encoding DUF2306 domain-containing protein, with translation MRTKGSWLIYPLFFIALMWALHTLTKNFMTDPEFSKFLLNKTIGEDFNRDVWTVLIRVHIILAVTAILAGPLGFVKKIRVKRPGLHRLIGKVYIGSILLNILPALYVALHATGGIVATAGFFVLSAVWLYTTLKAYTTIRKRQVAAHRRWMIRSYAITLANNSLYVINLVLEKGFGFEYVTAYVIAVWSCWMVNLFLAESYLKFRKNGQAA, from the coding sequence ATGCGTACAAAAGGTTCCTGGCTGATTTATCCGCTGTTTTTTATCGCGCTGATGTGGGCGCTGCATACGTTGACGAAAAACTTTATGACCGATCCGGAATTTTCAAAGTTTCTATTGAACAAGACGATCGGGGAAGATTTCAACCGGGATGTGTGGACGGTGCTGATCCGTGTGCACATCATTCTGGCGGTGACGGCGATTCTGGCCGGCCCCTTAGGCTTCGTGAAAAAGATCCGCGTGAAGCGTCCGGGGCTGCACCGGCTGATCGGCAAGGTGTACATCGGGTCGATTCTGCTGAACATCCTGCCCGCGCTGTACGTCGCGCTGCATGCGACCGGCGGAATCGTGGCAACGGCCGGCTTCTTCGTGCTGAGCGCCGTCTGGCTGTACACGACGCTGAAGGCGTACACCACGATCCGTAAGCGCCAGGTCGCAGCGCACCGCCGCTGGATGATCCGCAGTTACGCGATCACCCTGGCCAACAACTCGCTGTATGTGATCAACCTCGTCTTGGAAAAAGGCTTCGGCTTCGAATACGTCACCGCCTACGTCATCGCTGTCTGGTCCTGCTGGATGGTCAATCTGTTCCTCGCAGAAAGCTATTTAAAGTTCCGCAAAAACGGACAAGCTGCATAA
- a CDS encoding MFS transporter translates to MANVQTTNSTQPEPKPLGYKELLSIRNYLYLLGAQFVSDLGEGVYRLALAWAMLEMTGSALMMSTVLVAQMVPAIVFGIFAGVMVDRGNKRKYMLRADFYRALVVAAVVALWYLDLLQPWMLILASVILASFTAFFTPARSVAVRFLVPDHALMQAKSLSTSTNTIVSLVAPALGGLLVSIDMGLAFLVNAVTFFLSLLLISLIRNEELTKVVEGKLNFSVFKQSLQEGYRTIMGNKTLKSLVYYVVLLNLLLAPSGVLIPMYAFQVSDMGAAGLAVFEITFFAGVLLGSIVLGYLTRWPKIALVITGILLLLAAFMVLAFVKNFYVATVMMFVLGLGTPMTNVPLSTMFALKVPRELLGRASSAIGILTMTSAPLALSLSGSVLAVVSISEFFMYCSAFGLLLVVMMLLNPVIRKSEA, encoded by the coding sequence ATGGCTAATGTTCAAACGACCAATTCAACGCAGCCTGAACCGAAACCGCTGGGGTACAAAGAGTTGTTATCGATCCGCAATTATCTTTATCTATTAGGAGCACAGTTTGTATCAGATCTGGGCGAAGGAGTCTATCGGCTGGCGCTGGCGTGGGCGATGCTGGAGATGACCGGCTCCGCTTTGATGATGTCGACGGTGCTGGTGGCGCAGATGGTGCCGGCGATCGTCTTCGGGATCTTCGCCGGGGTCATGGTCGACCGGGGGAACAAGCGCAAATATATGCTGCGCGCGGACTTTTACCGGGCTCTGGTCGTCGCAGCGGTCGTCGCGCTGTGGTATCTCGACCTGCTGCAGCCGTGGATGCTGATCCTCGCTTCGGTGATTCTCGCTTCCTTTACGGCGTTTTTCACCCCGGCCCGCTCGGTGGCGGTGCGCTTCCTGGTGCCCGACCACGCGCTGATGCAGGCGAAGTCGTTGTCGACTTCGACCAACACGATCGTCTCGCTGGTCGCTCCGGCGCTCGGCGGTCTGCTCGTCTCGATCGACATGGGGCTGGCGTTTCTGGTCAACGCGGTGACGTTCTTCCTGTCGCTGCTCCTGATCTCGCTGATTCGCAATGAAGAGCTGACCAAAGTGGTTGAAGGGAAACTGAACTTCTCCGTCTTTAAGCAAAGCTTGCAAGAAGGCTATCGCACGATCATGGGCAACAAGACGCTGAAGTCGCTCGTCTATTATGTGGTCTTGCTGAACTTGCTCTTGGCGCCGAGCGGCGTGCTGATTCCGATGTACGCCTTTCAGGTGTCCGACATGGGCGCGGCGGGCCTGGCGGTGTTTGAGATCACCTTCTTTGCCGGGGTGTTGCTCGGCTCGATCGTGCTCGGCTATCTGACGCGCTGGCCGAAGATCGCGCTGGTGATCACCGGGATCCTCCTGCTTCTGGCAGCGTTTATGGTGCTGGCGTTTGTGAAGAACTTCTACGTTGCGACCGTGATGATGTTCGTCCTCGGCCTCGGCACACCGATGACCAATGTGCCGCTGTCGACGATGTTTGCCTTGAAAGTGCCGCGCGAACTGCTCGGACGCGCTTCGAGCGCGATCGGGATCTTGACGATGACCTCGGCGCCCCTCGCCCTGTCGCTGTCCGGTTCGGTGCTGGCGGTGGTGTCGATCAGCGAATTCTTCATGTACTGCAGCGCTTTCGGCTTGCTGCTGGTCGTGATGATGCTGCTCAATCCGGTGATTCGCAAATCGGAAGCTTAA
- a CDS encoding divergent PAP2 family protein translates to MGVLNNYPLLAALTAIVTAQLIKIPLHFLFHREWDWKRVVGTGGMPSSHSAGVTALASAVGYQEGLDSAFFALAIILGLIVMYDAMGIRRHAGEQAIAINDLETAFDQHIETDDPEFSRRQLRRKKKQLKELLGHHPIEVAGGAAYGIALGIAMHGLYF, encoded by the coding sequence TTGGGCGTTTTGAACAATTATCCGCTCCTCGCGGCACTCACGGCGATCGTGACAGCTCAGTTGATCAAGATTCCCCTGCATTTTCTCTTTCACCGGGAATGGGACTGGAAACGTGTCGTCGGCACGGGTGGCATGCCGAGTTCGCACTCCGCAGGGGTGACGGCGCTGGCCTCTGCGGTGGGCTATCAGGAGGGGCTGGATTCGGCGTTTTTCGCCTTGGCGATCATCTTAGGCTTGATCGTGATGTACGACGCGATGGGCATCCGCCGCCATGCCGGCGAGCAGGCGATCGCGATCAATGATCTGGAAACGGCGTTTGACCAGCATATCGAAACGGATGATCCGGAATTTTCCCGCCGGCAGTTGCGGCGCAAGAAAAAGCAGCTCAAAGAGCTGCTCGGCCACCATCCGATCGAAGTGGCAGGCGGGGCGGCGTACGGCATCGCGCTCGGGATCGCCATGCACGGGCTGTATTTTTAG
- the splB gene encoding spore photoproduct lyase, with translation MTRFEPDLVFFEPKALDYPVGDRLYRRLKDSGVPIKVTSSHNRVTGIPGDTPSQAYANAKRTLVVGVKRTMKLDTSKPSADFALPVSTGCPGHCHYCYLQTTMGKKPYVRVYVNIDEILDNAQTYIDERAPETTTFEAACTSDPIAVEHLTGNLKRMIEFMGEQELAQLRFVTKYDDVEQLLDAKHNGKTRFRFSINSRYVIKNFEPGVAPFDSRIAAAGKVAQAGYPLGFIVAPLIIYEGWEAGYAELFERLSRELIPEAKQNLTFELIQHRFTAAAKRIILQNYPATKLEMDEEQRKYKYGKYGRGKWVYQGSDADRLNLHLRGLIEEYFPQAKIEYFT, from the coding sequence ATGACGCGTTTTGAGCCTGATCTGGTCTTCTTTGAACCGAAGGCGCTGGACTACCCGGTCGGTGACCGCCTGTACCGCCGTTTGAAAGACAGCGGCGTCCCGATCAAAGTCACCTCTTCCCACAACCGTGTGACCGGGATTCCGGGCGATACGCCGTCCCAAGCGTATGCCAACGCCAAACGCACGCTGGTCGTCGGCGTCAAACGCACGATGAAGCTGGACACCTCAAAGCCGTCGGCCGACTTTGCCTTGCCGGTGTCGACCGGCTGTCCGGGACATTGCCATTATTGCTACCTGCAGACGACGATGGGCAAGAAGCCGTACGTGCGGGTCTATGTGAACATCGACGAGATCCTCGACAACGCGCAAACGTATATCGACGAGCGGGCGCCGGAGACGACGACGTTTGAAGCGGCCTGCACGTCCGATCCGATCGCGGTGGAGCATCTGACCGGCAATTTGAAGCGGATGATCGAATTCATGGGAGAGCAGGAGCTCGCCCAGTTGCGTTTTGTCACCAAATACGACGATGTGGAGCAGTTGCTCGACGCCAAGCACAACGGCAAAACGCGCTTCCGCTTTTCGATCAATTCGCGGTATGTGATCAAAAATTTTGAGCCGGGCGTCGCCCCCTTTGATTCGCGGATCGCAGCGGCCGGCAAAGTGGCGCAAGCGGGCTATCCGCTGGGCTTTATCGTCGCCCCGTTGATCATCTACGAAGGCTGGGAAGCCGGGTATGCGGAGCTGTTTGAGCGCCTGAGTCGGGAGTTGATCCCGGAAGCGAAGCAAAACTTGACGTTCGAGCTGATCCAGCACCGCTTCACGGCGGCGGCGAAGCGGATCATTTTGCAAAATTACCCGGCGACGAAGCTGGAGATGGACGAAGAGCAGCGCAAATACAAGTACGGGAAATACGGACGTGGCAAGTGGGTCTATCAGGGGAGTGATGCGGATCGGCTGAATCTGCATCTTCGCGGACTGATTGAGGAATACTTTCCACAGGCCAAAATTGAGTATTTTACCTAG
- a CDS encoding helix-turn-helix domain-containing protein, which yields MTTELRARQRLINARKGKRMTQEQLAEAVGITRAYLANIERGKHAPSLRVAFELARVLDGKLEDLFLEDRVRETHNM from the coding sequence ATGACGACCGAATTGCGCGCACGGCAGAGGCTGATCAATGCACGGAAAGGAAAACGGATGACGCAGGAACAACTGGCAGAAGCGGTTGGCATCACACGTGCCTACCTCGCCAACATCGAACGCGGGAAACACGCACCTTCGCTTCGCGTGGCGTTTGAACTGGCCCGGGTGCTTGACGGCAAGCTGGAAGATCTTTTTTTGGAAGATAGAGTGCGGGAAACGCACAATATGTAA
- a CDS encoding B12-binding domain-containing radical SAM protein, whose amino-acid sequence MKIVLATLNAKYIHASLALRYLRAYAEPDFPDLDLCEYTIKDQPMNVVADIYKRKPDVIGFSCYIWNIEETIPIIEMLRKVLPDVKIVLGGPEVSYDTEAWMKRIEAADAIVIGEGEKTFHHLLQEFSSNGNLETVQGIVYRDGEGRPKRTFFRDKLELDEIPSPFSEEDIPTLVNRVVYFEASRGCPFSCSYCLSSIETGVRYFDIERTKRDLQRLVEGGVKTVKFVDRTFNIHMRYALQIFEYLIELHRTHPDVVFQFEITADILKPRVVEFLAEHAPPGLFRFEIGVQSTNDVTNEIVNRKQNWEKLTRTVLGVKATGKIDQHLDLIAGLPQEDYASFKKTFNDVFALEVEELQLGFLKMLRGVGVRLDADKYGYKFMEKAPYEILSNEVLPFDDVIRIKRVEDVLEKYWNAHRTNRTVRYLVAEEFPSAFDFFQDFGDYWEEQGWNRIGHQVEDLFRRLLAFLQVRGLKREDVVLGLMKVDYLIGFKNKPRGIWWERTLEKADAQQYIQALISAPELLGESWVKLGLTEQEMHKHCLLETVPFQLLDEKGMAFEPGEAHLLVTYYEPGQKQEPQFFTCALRQAALAPVTK is encoded by the coding sequence ATGAAAATCGTACTCGCTACATTGAACGCCAAATACATACATGCATCGCTCGCGCTGCGCTACTTGCGGGCGTACGCAGAGCCGGATTTTCCGGATCTCGATCTGTGTGAATACACGATCAAAGACCAGCCGATGAACGTGGTCGCCGACATTTACAAGCGCAAGCCGGATGTGATCGGCTTCTCGTGCTATATCTGGAACATCGAAGAGACGATTCCGATCATCGAAATGCTGCGCAAAGTGCTGCCCGACGTGAAAATTGTGCTCGGCGGTCCGGAAGTCTCCTACGACACGGAAGCGTGGATGAAGCGGATCGAAGCGGCCGATGCGATCGTCATCGGCGAAGGGGAGAAGACGTTCCACCACCTGCTGCAGGAGTTCAGCAGCAACGGCAATCTGGAGACGGTGCAGGGGATCGTCTACCGCGACGGGGAAGGGAGACCGAAGCGTACGTTCTTCCGTGACAAATTGGAGCTGGACGAAATCCCGTCGCCTTTTTCGGAGGAAGACATCCCGACGCTGGTCAATCGCGTGGTCTATTTTGAAGCATCGCGGGGCTGTCCGTTCTCCTGTTCCTATTGCTTGTCTTCGATCGAGACGGGCGTGCGCTATTTTGACATCGAGCGCACCAAGCGCGACTTGCAGCGGCTGGTCGAAGGCGGCGTGAAGACGGTGAAGTTTGTCGACCGGACGTTTAACATCCACATGCGCTATGCGTTGCAGATCTTCGAGTATCTGATCGAGCTGCACCGGACGCACCCGGACGTGGTGTTCCAATTCGAGATCACCGCCGACATTTTGAAGCCGCGCGTGGTGGAATTTTTGGCTGAACATGCGCCGCCGGGGCTGTTCCGTTTTGAAATCGGCGTGCAGTCGACCAACGACGTGACCAACGAGATCGTCAACCGCAAGCAAAACTGGGAGAAACTGACCCGCACGGTGCTCGGCGTGAAAGCGACCGGCAAGATCGATCAGCATCTCGACTTGATCGCAGGGCTCCCGCAGGAGGACTATGCGTCGTTTAAGAAGACGTTCAACGATGTGTTCGCGCTGGAGGTCGAGGAGCTGCAGCTCGGCTTCTTGAAGATGCTGCGCGGGGTCGGAGTGCGGCTGGATGCGGACAAGTACGGCTACAAGTTCATGGAGAAAGCGCCGTATGAGATCTTGAGCAACGAGGTGCTGCCGTTTGACGATGTGATTCGGATCAAGCGGGTGGAAGATGTGCTGGAGAAGTATTGGAATGCGCATCGCACCAACCGCACGGTGCGCTATCTGGTGGCGGAGGAGTTTCCGTCGGCGTTCGATTTCTTCCAGGACTTTGGCGACTACTGGGAAGAGCAGGGCTGGAACCGCATCGGGCATCAGGTGGAAGACCTGTTCCGCCGCCTGCTGGCCTTTTTGCAGGTGCGCGGGCTGAAGCGGGAAGACGTGGTGCTCGGCCTGATGAAGGTCGACTATCTGATCGGCTTCAAAAACAAGCCGCGCGGCATCTGGTGGGAGCGGACGCTGGAAAAAGCGGATGCGCAGCAGTACATTCAGGCACTGATCAGCGCGCCGGAGCTGCTCGGGGAGTCGTGGGTGAAACTCGGGCTTACGGAGCAGGAGATGCATAAGCATTGCCTGCTCGAGACGGTGCCGTTCCAGTTGCTCGACGAAAAGGGGATGGCGTTTGAGCCGGGAGAAGCGCATTTGCTGGTCACCTATTACGAGCCGGGGCAGAAGCAGGAGCCGCAGTTTTTCACCTGTGCGCTCCGCCAGGCGGCGCTCGCTCCTGTGACGAAATGA
- a CDS encoding M42 family metallopeptidase has product MDEQTKMIKELCDADGIPGFEREVRNKMRELLTPVSDEIITDRLGGIVGKKTGDANGPKIMFAGHLDEIGWMVTYVTPKGFLRFQPMGGWWAHVVLAQRVKIKTRTGEVLGIVGSKAPHTLAAKDRERVLDFKEMFIDVGATSKEEVEEMGIRPGDMIVPISEFTTMRGGDVWVGKALDNRAGCGLAVEVLRRLQNESHPNILFGGATVQEEIQLRGAGVLANLVQPDIAFALDVGVAYDTPGFEGYQQSCNLGDGPLSFIYDTSMIPNVPLRDLVHDTAKELGINLQVDALTGGGQDGGKFHISNHGVPTIALGFATRYIHSHTALLSKKDWEQAADLLVAVIKKLDRKTVDEIHNW; this is encoded by the coding sequence ATGGATGAACAGACCAAGATGATAAAAGAACTCTGCGATGCGGACGGCATTCCGGGCTTTGAGCGCGAAGTGCGCAACAAGATGCGCGAACTGCTGACTCCCGTTTCCGATGAGATCATCACCGACCGCTTGGGCGGCATCGTCGGCAAGAAGACCGGGGATGCAAACGGGCCGAAGATCATGTTTGCCGGCCACCTCGATGAAATCGGCTGGATGGTTACATATGTCACGCCGAAGGGCTTCCTGCGCTTCCAGCCGATGGGCGGCTGGTGGGCGCACGTCGTACTGGCGCAGCGCGTGAAGATCAAGACCCGCACCGGTGAAGTGCTCGGCATCGTCGGCTCGAAAGCGCCGCACACCCTCGCTGCGAAAGACCGCGAGCGCGTGCTCGACTTTAAGGAGATGTTCATCGACGTCGGCGCGACCTCCAAAGAGGAAGTCGAAGAGATGGGCATCCGCCCGGGCGACATGATCGTGCCGATCTCCGAGTTTACCACGATGCGGGGCGGCGACGTCTGGGTCGGCAAAGCGCTCGACAACCGCGCAGGCTGCGGCTTGGCGGTGGAAGTGCTGCGCCGTCTGCAGAACGAGTCCCACCCGAACATCCTGTTTGGCGGTGCGACCGTGCAGGAAGAGATCCAACTGCGCGGCGCAGGCGTGCTCGCCAACCTCGTCCAGCCGGACATCGCTTTCGCGCTTGACGTTGGCGTCGCGTACGACACGCCGGGCTTCGAAGGCTACCAGCAGTCCTGCAACCTCGGCGACGGCCCGCTCAGCTTCATCTACGACACCTCGATGATCCCGAACGTGCCGCTGCGCGACCTCGTGCACGACACGGCGAAAGAGCTCGGCATCAACCTGCAAGTCGATGCCCTGACCGGCGGCGGCCAGGACGGCGGCAAATTCCACATCTCCAACCACGGCGTGCCGACGATCGCGCTGGGCTTTGCGACCCGCTACATTCACTCGCACACGGCACTCCTGTCCAAAAAAGACTGGGAGCAGGCGGCAGACCTGCTTGTCGCCGTGATCAAGAAGCTCGACCGCAAGACGGTCGACGAGATTCATAACTGGTAA
- a CDS encoding CapA family protein, whose amino-acid sequence MGKVLMAAVSIALAAGMVGCSANGAPNPNGQIKTPEAVNNPPQQEREPEPVTTQATVAAIGDILIHSSLYKDAQTANGGYDFRYQFELVKPYLLKPDLAIANQETMIGGVEVGLSDYPMFNSPYEVGDALKDAGIDVVSIANNHSLDAGEAGIRSALQHWDELGMPYVGVYKSSEDQQNIRVVEKNGIKFAILSYTYGTNGIPLPEGKDYLVNLIDPEKMKAAVRKAKTEADVVIMNLHTGNEYQRLPSDEQKALVREMTKEGVDIVLGHHPHVLQPVEWIDNGDGRKSFVVYSLGNFISGQDEIYREIGGILELDVEKVTKGDAKTITLKNPAFLPVWTHKRNWRQYKVYPLADVTSEQLPRSQELYAEINAHMKQWVPELKNTLPK is encoded by the coding sequence GTGGGAAAAGTGTTGATGGCAGCAGTATCGATCGCACTGGCGGCCGGCATGGTCGGATGCAGCGCGAACGGCGCGCCGAATCCGAACGGGCAGATCAAGACGCCGGAAGCGGTGAACAACCCGCCGCAGCAGGAACGGGAGCCGGAGCCGGTGACAACGCAGGCGACGGTGGCGGCAATCGGGGACATTTTGATTCACTCGTCGTTGTACAAGGATGCGCAGACGGCAAATGGCGGCTATGATTTTCGCTATCAGTTCGAGCTGGTCAAGCCGTATCTGCTGAAGCCGGATTTGGCGATCGCCAATCAGGAGACGATGATCGGCGGCGTGGAGGTCGGGCTGTCCGACTATCCGATGTTCAACTCGCCGTACGAAGTCGGCGATGCGCTGAAAGACGCGGGCATCGACGTGGTGTCGATCGCCAACAACCACTCGCTCGATGCGGGCGAGGCGGGGATTCGCAGCGCTTTGCAGCATTGGGACGAGCTGGGGATGCCCTATGTCGGGGTCTACAAGTCGTCCGAGGACCAGCAGAACATCCGCGTGGTCGAGAAGAACGGGATCAAGTTCGCGATCTTGTCCTACACCTACGGGACGAACGGGATTCCGCTGCCGGAAGGAAAAGACTATCTGGTCAATCTGATCGACCCGGAGAAAATGAAAGCGGCGGTGCGCAAAGCGAAAACGGAAGCCGATGTGGTGATCATGAACCTGCACACCGGCAATGAATATCAGCGCCTGCCGAGCGACGAGCAGAAAGCGCTGGTGCGGGAGATGACCAAGGAAGGCGTCGACATCGTGCTCGGTCATCATCCACATGTGCTGCAACCGGTCGAGTGGATCGACAACGGGGACGGGCGCAAGTCGTTTGTCGTCTATTCCCTGGGCAATTTCATCTCCGGGCAAGACGAGATCTACCGCGAGATCGGCGGCATCTTGGAGCTGGACGTGGAGAAAGTGACCAAAGGCGACGCAAAGACGATCACTCTGAAAAATCCGGCCTTTCTGCCAGTCTGGACGCACAAGCGCAACTGGCGCCAATACAAAGTCTATCCGCTTGCCGATGTCACCTCTGAGCAGTTGCCGCGCAGCCAGGAGCTGTACGCAGAGATCAACGCCCATATGAAACAATGGGTGCCGGAATTAAAGAATACGCTTCCGAAGTAG
- a CDS encoding helix-turn-helix transcriptional regulator encodes MGFPQRLKELRKSRKLSQETLGREVGIDRTSISHYENSEENDERIPRLDTLKKIADFFDVTYDYLLGRTDEPLVKEDPALYKVTPAAQVEYPEEIRHFLLTLPDMLLQVPNEEREAVIRELEQTVQHRIPNNKTRS; translated from the coding sequence ATGGGTTTTCCGCAGCGTTTGAAAGAGCTCCGCAAAAGCAGAAAGCTGTCCCAGGAAACGCTGGGCAGGGAGGTCGGCATCGACCGCACCTCGATCTCGCATTACGAAAACAGCGAAGAAAACGACGAGCGCATCCCGCGCCTTGACACCTTAAAGAAGATCGCCGATTTCTTCGACGTCACCTACGACTATCTCCTCGGCCGCACCGATGAGCCGCTGGTCAAAGAAGACCCCGCCCTGTACAAAGTCACACCGGCGGCGCAAGTCGAGTACCCGGAGGAGATCCGCCATTTCCTCCTCACCCTCCCGGACATGCTCCTGCAGGTCCCGAACGAGGAGCGCGAGGCTGTGATCCGCGAGCTCGAACAGACTGTACAACACCGCATCCCAAACAACAAGACGCGCTCCTGA